A part of Fusarium graminearum PH-1 chromosome 3, whole genome shotgun sequence genomic DNA contains:
- a CDS encoding rhamnogalacturonan acetylesterase precursor, with amino-acid sequence MKFTVSFAALAAGAFQAVAGQTVYFAGDSTMARSGANDGATDGWGNYIGKYLKVNAVNKAIGGRSARSYTNEGRFQEIVNLVKPGDVVVIEFGHNDGGSPNKNDNLRSACPGAGTEVCTSDKTGEKVYTYVFYISQAAKALVAKGAQVVLSTQTPNNQWETGTFEPGAPRFVGYVSTAHRALASSSVTWVDHFAAVTKMYQKLGNQKVNSLYPRDHTHTSPEAADLIAKAFVQAINEEMNGRTSLKSLIKTPVSNVY; translated from the exons atgaagtttACTGTTTCTTTCGCGgctcttgctgctggagcaTTCCAGGCTGTGGCTGGTCAAACAGTTTACTTTGCCG GCGACTCTACTATGGCCAGAAGTGGCGCCAACGACGGTGCTACTGATGGCTGGGGAAACTACATTGGCAAATacctcaaggtcaacgccgtcaacaaggccatcggCGGTCGATCTGCTCGCTCATACACCAACGAAGGTCGTTTCCAGGAGATTGTCAACCTCGTCAAGCCAGGCGATGTAGTTGTCATTGAATTCGGCCACAACGACGGTGGTTCACCCAACAAGAACGACAACTTGCGCTCTGCTTGTCCCGGTGCTGGCACAGAAGTCTGCACCTCTGACAAGACTGGCGAAAAGGTGTATACCTATGTCTTTTACATCTCGCAAGCTGCCAAGGCCCTTGTCGCCAAGGGTGCCCAAGTCGTTCTCAGCACGCAGACTCCCAACAACCAGTGGGAGACTGGCACATTTGAGCCTGGTGCCCCTCGCTTTGTTGGTTATGTGTCTACTGCGCACAGGGCTCTGGCTAGCTCCAGCGTAACCTGGGTTGACCACTTTGCTGCTGTTACCAAGATGTACCAGAAGCTCGGTAACCAAAAGGTCAACTCTTTGTATCCTCGCGACCACACTCACACAAGTCCCGAGGCTGCAGACCTCATTGCCAAGGCTTTTGTTCAGGCTATCAATGAGGAGATGAATGGAAGGACTAGCTTGAAGTCTCTCATTAAGACTCCTGTCAGCAACGTCTACTAG